Part of the Zingiber officinale cultivar Zhangliang chromosome 8A, Zo_v1.1, whole genome shotgun sequence genome, aagagaaaggaggttacaGAAACACACGGATAccaggaagaaggagagaaagagctTACCGCAACCAGGGAGCGAGCAATTTGATCGAACTCCTTCAAAGGGGAATTGCTCTCCCAAAACTGTCGATTGGCTGATTGCCAGGAGATGGACAGGTCCCCATAGAGGTCGACCCTACCAAAGATAGGCGACAGGTCGGCGGCGGGCACGTAGGCCGGGTCGGTCTCTGAAGGGAGCCTCCAGGAAGCTTCAAAGGCCAGGTCTGCGGATGACAGCTCCAGAGTTGGCACGGCTGAGCTCATAGGCacgagaggaggagaagttgaGCGAGCCAGCGAGTCTGGGGGCTGATCGCCAGAGGACGAAGGCGGGGCAGGTAATACACTCTGGATTGGCAGCGGAGCGGTCAGGTCCGATGGCGGGTCTGccacctccagatcagaggccttctcccgtgccaagcttgtCTCCTGGGTCGAGCCCGTGTCCGAGGACCTGGTGAGGGAGGAAGTGATCACTACGCGTTGACGGCGAGGATgtggaggagaagttgcggtGACCGGGGCCGCTCTCTTGCCCTTGCGCGTAAGGCGCAGCTTCATAGTTGGAGGGAGAGAAGGCATTGGTCCTGCGGGCGATGGCTCAGCTGCAGGTTGATCAGAGGTGCGGGGCAGGGCTGAGTCTGCAGGGCTGGGGGCTGGTGGCTCAATAAGCGTCGGGGCGTCCTCCGCATCAGAAGTCCGGGGTTCCGACAGCTGCGGACCGGCGGCGACGGCGGGATCAGAAGGTAGACTCGGTGTTAGCTCATCATTCAGAGTTTGCAGGACGGCCACCGAGGGTGTCTCCTGATAGGCAAAGGAACGGAGGATGACAACCActacaaaaataagaagaaaaagcacctcagttagcgaagagcggtATACAAAAAGAtaacaacttaccaaaaggagctccgatttctgtgGAGACAGGACTAAGGCCGAAGGTGTGcagaatgccttctagcatcagcaCAGACAGGCGAACAATAACACCTCTCAGCTTGTCCACAGCCGCGGA contains:
- the LOC122010464 gene encoding uncharacterized protein LOC122010464 encodes the protein MLEGILHTFGLSPVSTEIGAPFVVVILRSFAYQETPSVAVLQTLNDELTPSLPSDPAVAAGPQLSEPRTSDAEDAPTLIEPPAPSPADSALPRTSDQPAAEPSPAGPMPSLPPTMKLRLTRKGKRAAPVTATSPPHPRRQRVVITSSLTRSSDTGSTQETSLAREKASDLEVADPPSDLTAPLPIQSVLPAPPSSSGDQPPDSLARSTSPPLVPMSSAVPTLELSSADLAFEASWRLPSETDPAYVPAADLSPIFGRVDLYGDLSISWQSANRQFWESNSPLKEFDQIARSLVATCSASLSVVLLASAAAAREATLRTQWEACQTQLQSLQAELSQAQGTASQGQSDLAVARAEAAQNKGLMEEYQKLGRWMVSLLCHGAVGGVRQAFEQGYLRSAPPATFLDTARLARELPQETFPSFEADDGLFLLDAPPSAADQTPTETSAQDLPAVVPETSDARASPSAELADPVPRLSAPGEPISPSPNVV